In Rubrobacter radiotolerans DSM 5868, a genomic segment contains:
- the purL gene encoding phosphoribosylformylglycinamidine synthase subunit PurL: MDELTIRDTYTALGLSDFEYDRILELMGRAPNYLELSLFSVMWSEHCGYKNSRPLLGRFPNDGERVLQGPGENAGVVEVGDGWAVAFKMESHNHPSAVEPYEGAATGAGGIIRDILAMGARPVALLDSLRFGPTEGDSPEASRNRYLLREVVRGIGGYGNAVGVPTVGGEVVFDASYSGNPLVNAMCVGLIRVEDVLTARATGEGNLVVLIGSKTGRDGIHGATFASDELSEESESKRSNVQVGDPFTEKMVIECCLKLLEEGLLVSLQDLGAAGITSSASEMAAKGGVGIEIETDKVPLRESGMEPWEVMISESQERMLAIIEPDKRDEVLVLTERYGLVGAVVGRVADHGELRVLHDGETVGSVPAEYLADAPTYEREVVRPEYLDELPEVDLNKLPEPESFNEALLKLLASPNIRSKHSVYEQYDSEVQTNTVVRPGADAAVMRIKGTRHGFAVATDGRGRHCYLDPRGGGTATVLEAYRNLSCIGAEPVAVTDCLNFGNPEKPDGYFQLAECIEGISLACEALGTPVVSGNVSLYNETERGAIHPTPIVGMVGVLDDVSKHATLGFKREGDMVIVVGDGSEVAFDGSEYLATVHGATGGAPPRPDPEAGKAVSDLVREAVRSGLIDTAHDVSGGGEIVALAEMALAGGVGFAYREDEVGRVIGDQGRGRADLGFFGEGSASFVLAFPEERWEDVREALGGFACEPAGTVGGDRFVVPGLVDLPLTAMKEAYERDLFE; this comes from the coding sequence GTGGACGAGTTGACGATCCGGGACACCTACACCGCGCTCGGGCTCTCGGACTTCGAGTACGACCGCATCCTGGAGCTTATGGGCCGTGCCCCGAACTACCTGGAGCTCTCGCTCTTCTCGGTGATGTGGAGCGAGCACTGCGGCTACAAGAACTCCCGCCCGCTTCTCGGGCGCTTCCCGAACGATGGGGAGCGCGTCCTTCAAGGGCCGGGGGAGAACGCCGGCGTCGTCGAGGTCGGGGACGGCTGGGCCGTAGCGTTCAAGATGGAGAGCCACAACCACCCCTCGGCCGTCGAGCCCTACGAGGGAGCCGCGACGGGGGCGGGCGGCATTATCCGGGACATACTCGCGATGGGGGCAAGGCCCGTCGCGCTGCTCGACTCTTTACGCTTCGGGCCGACAGAGGGGGACTCTCCCGAGGCGTCGCGCAACCGCTACCTGCTCCGGGAGGTCGTGCGCGGCATCGGGGGCTACGGGAACGCCGTCGGGGTGCCCACGGTCGGCGGAGAGGTCGTTTTCGACGCCTCGTATTCCGGAAACCCGCTCGTGAACGCGATGTGCGTGGGGCTTATCCGGGTCGAGGACGTCCTTACGGCCCGGGCGACGGGAGAGGGGAACCTCGTGGTCCTGATCGGCTCCAAAACGGGGCGCGACGGCATACACGGCGCGACGTTCGCCTCCGACGAGCTCTCCGAAGAGTCCGAGTCGAAGCGCTCGAACGTGCAGGTCGGCGACCCGTTCACGGAGAAGATGGTCATCGAGTGCTGTCTGAAGCTTCTCGAAGAGGGCCTGCTCGTCTCGTTGCAGGACCTCGGGGCGGCGGGGATCACCTCCTCGGCGAGCGAGATGGCCGCAAAGGGCGGGGTCGGGATCGAGATCGAGACCGACAAAGTCCCGCTCCGGGAGAGCGGCATGGAGCCGTGGGAGGTCATGATCAGCGAGTCCCAGGAACGGATGCTCGCCATTATAGAGCCGGACAAGAGGGACGAGGTGCTCGTCCTGACGGAACGCTACGGGCTCGTCGGGGCGGTCGTGGGTCGCGTCGCGGACCACGGCGAGCTTCGCGTCCTGCACGACGGGGAGACAGTCGGCTCCGTCCCGGCCGAATACCTCGCCGACGCCCCGACCTACGAGCGCGAGGTCGTCCGGCCGGAGTACCTGGACGAGTTGCCGGAAGTGGACCTGAACAAGCTCCCCGAGCCGGAGAGCTTCAACGAAGCTCTTCTGAAGCTACTTGCGAGCCCGAACATCCGTTCCAAGCACTCCGTCTACGAGCAGTACGACTCGGAGGTGCAGACGAACACCGTAGTAAGGCCCGGTGCGGACGCGGCGGTGATGCGGATAAAGGGCACGAGGCACGGCTTCGCCGTTGCGACCGACGGGCGCGGGAGGCACTGCTACCTCGACCCTCGCGGGGGCGGGACGGCCACCGTCCTTGAGGCGTACCGGAACCTCTCGTGCATCGGGGCGGAGCCGGTCGCCGTAACGGACTGCCTGAACTTCGGCAACCCGGAGAAGCCGGACGGATATTTCCAGCTTGCGGAGTGCATCGAGGGGATAAGCCTCGCCTGCGAGGCGCTCGGGACGCCCGTGGTGAGCGGGAACGTGAGCCTCTACAACGAGACGGAGCGGGGCGCGATCCACCCGACCCCCATCGTCGGGATGGTCGGCGTGCTGGACGACGTCTCAAAGCACGCTACGCTGGGCTTCAAGCGCGAGGGGGACATGGTCATCGTTGTTGGAGACGGTTCGGAAGTCGCGTTCGACGGCTCTGAGTACCTGGCGACGGTGCACGGCGCAACGGGCGGCGCGCCTCCGAGGCCGGACCCGGAGGCCGGAAAGGCCGTCTCGGACCTTGTCCGCGAGGCCGTCCGTTCCGGCCTGATAGACACGGCCCACGACGTCTCAGGCGGGGGTGAGATCGTCGCGCTTGCGGAGATGGCGCTCGCGGGCGGCGTCGGGTTCGCCTACAGGGAGGACGAGGTCGGAAGGGTGATCGGGGACCAGGGACGCGGACGGGCGGACCTCGGGTTCTTCGGGGAGGGATCTGCGTCGTTCGTCCTCGCCTTTCCGGAGGAGCGGTGGGAGGATGTTCGGGAGGCGCTCGGCGGGTTCGCCTGCGAGCCTGCGGGAACCGTGGGCGGGGACCGGTTCGTCGTTCCAGGGCTCGTGGACCTGCCGCTGACTGCAATGAAAGAAGCCTACGAGCGTGACCTCTTCGAGTAG
- a CDS encoding Uma2 family endonuclease, which yields MLSEEISRRRFDVDEYHRMLEVGLLTENDRVELIEGEIVEMNPIGVAHMSAVNLLTQILVPLASRRGLMVSVQNPVRLDRGSEPEPDLALIAAGPRTELPSPADTSLVIEVSDTTLEYDRNVKLPLYAGAGIGEVWILDLPAKKVEVYSGPEGNTYREKRTFGAGESVVSATLEGLSVPVEEVLA from the coding sequence ATGCTTTCAGAAGAGATCTCCCGCCGACGCTTCGACGTGGACGAGTACCACCGGATGCTGGAGGTCGGCCTGCTCACCGAGAACGACCGCGTCGAGCTGATCGAGGGAGAGATCGTCGAGATGAACCCCATTGGCGTGGCGCACATGAGCGCCGTGAACCTTCTGACGCAGATACTCGTGCCCCTTGCCTCGCGGCGCGGGCTGATGGTCAGCGTCCAGAACCCCGTCCGGCTCGACAGAGGCTCGGAGCCGGAGCCCGACCTCGCCCTGATCGCCGCCGGGCCGCGCACCGAGTTGCCCTCACCCGCCGACACCTCGCTGGTTATCGAGGTTTCGGACACCACCCTGGAGTACGACAGGAACGTGAAGCTTCCGCTGTACGCGGGGGCGGGGATTGGGGAGGTCTGGATCCTGGACCTCCCGGCGAAGAAGGTCGAGGTCTACTCCGGTCCCGAAGGGAACACCTACCGCGAGAAGCGGACCTTCGGGGCGGGCGAGAGCGTCGTCTCTGCGACGCTCGAAGGGCTCTCCGTGCCCGTCGAAGAGGTGCTCGCGTGA
- the purF gene encoding amidophosphoribosyltransferase yields MVGGSRTGRTDYTDVSFEKPKEACGVFGIYSRELSGELAQRTYFGLYALQHRGQESAGIAISDGERTTAIRDMGLVSQVFEPSKLAALEAGHISLGHVRYSTTGSASWENAQPEFHGRGDVNVAVAHNGNLVNTGRLREELTGEGFDFNSTSDTTFIAAAAVSELEKGREEPGEAVKQAMRRLEGAYSVAMIFRDKLVAFRDPYGFRPLVIGRVEGGYAVSSETCGLDIIGAEFVRVVRPGEVVVIDDSGLTSFQAESPRSALCVFEYVYFARPDSRFDGREIAGSRQRMGELLAEESPVEADVVIPVPDSGIMAAVGYSQGSGIPYAEGLIKNRYVGRTFIQPTDGMRQLGIRLKLNPLPSVIRGKRVVVVDDSIVRGNTSKKLVELLFEAGAREVHLRVSSPPVTGPCYYGIDMDSPDQLIGAKHSVEEIREQIGATSLAYISTDAMVAATGQPKGNLCRACFDGEYPTSGVSGKFVLENRTHHCATLADK; encoded by the coding sequence ATGGTCGGAGGTTCGCGGACCGGACGCACCGACTACACCGACGTCTCCTTCGAAAAGCCGAAGGAGGCTTGCGGGGTGTTCGGGATCTACTCCCGGGAGCTCTCCGGAGAACTCGCGCAGAGAACGTACTTCGGGCTGTACGCGCTCCAGCACCGGGGACAGGAGTCGGCGGGGATAGCGATCTCCGACGGCGAGCGGACGACCGCGATCCGGGACATGGGCCTTGTCAGCCAGGTCTTCGAGCCTTCCAAGCTCGCCGCGCTCGAAGCGGGGCACATCTCCCTCGGGCACGTGCGCTACTCGACGACGGGCTCGGCCTCCTGGGAGAACGCGCAGCCCGAGTTCCACGGCCGAGGAGACGTGAACGTCGCCGTCGCCCACAACGGTAACCTCGTCAACACGGGGAGGCTCCGGGAGGAGCTCACGGGCGAGGGCTTCGACTTCAACTCCACCTCGGACACGACGTTTATCGCAGCGGCTGCGGTCTCGGAGCTCGAGAAGGGACGCGAGGAGCCGGGCGAGGCCGTCAAGCAGGCGATGCGAAGGCTTGAAGGTGCGTACTCGGTAGCCATGATCTTCCGGGACAAGCTCGTCGCCTTCCGCGACCCGTACGGCTTCCGGCCGCTCGTGATCGGGCGCGTCGAGGGGGGCTACGCTGTCTCTTCCGAAACGTGCGGCCTCGACATCATCGGGGCGGAGTTCGTGCGCGTCGTGAGGCCCGGCGAGGTCGTCGTTATAGACGACTCGGGGCTTACGAGCTTTCAGGCCGAGAGCCCGCGAAGCGCCCTTTGCGTCTTCGAGTACGTGTACTTCGCCCGCCCCGACTCGCGCTTCGACGGGCGGGAGATCGCGGGCTCCAGGCAGCGGATGGGCGAGCTTCTTGCAGAGGAGTCGCCCGTGGAGGCGGACGTCGTCATCCCGGTGCCGGACTCCGGGATCATGGCCGCCGTCGGCTACTCGCAGGGGAGCGGTATCCCCTACGCCGAGGGTCTTATAAAGAACCGCTACGTCGGACGGACCTTTATCCAGCCAACGGACGGGATGCGCCAGCTCGGCATCCGCCTGAAGCTGAACCCGCTCCCGTCCGTTATCCGGGGCAAGCGCGTCGTCGTTGTGGACGACTCCATCGTCCGGGGCAACACCTCGAAGAAGCTCGTGGAGCTGCTCTTCGAGGCCGGGGCTCGGGAGGTCCACCTGCGCGTCTCCTCGCCGCCGGTAACGGGGCCGTGCTACTACGGAATAGACATGGACAGCCCGGACCAGCTTATCGGGGCGAAGCACTCGGTAGAGGAGATCCGGGAGCAGATCGGCGCCACGTCGCTCGCCTACATCTCCACCGACGCGATGGTCGCCGCCACGGGCCAGCCGAAAGGGAACCTCTGCCGGGCCTGCTTTGACGGCGAATACCCGACGAGCGGCGTCTCCGGGAAGTTCGTCCTCGAAAACCGGACCCACCACTGCGCAACCCTGGCGGACAAGTAG
- a CDS encoding GNAT family N-acetyltransferase, which translates to MPKTLTPGVRRYRAEDASEVRSLHRRAIEEVGAYAEELSDYLDSDMSNIEKNYLQNGGEFLVGTLDGRVVAMGGLRRVSETEAEIKRMRVEPAFQRLGFGKAMLARLEERAVELGVTTLKLDTTVQQVGAQRLYEGAGYRVVGAGETGPFRCFFYRKELR; encoded by the coding sequence GTGCCAAAGACGCTCACGCCAGGTGTCCGCCGCTACAGGGCCGAAGATGCAAGCGAGGTTCGCTCGCTCCATCGCCGCGCCATCGAAGAGGTCGGAGCGTACGCCGAAGAGCTCTCGGACTACCTCGACTCGGACATGAGCAATATAGAGAAGAACTACCTGCAAAACGGCGGGGAGTTCCTTGTTGGGACGCTGGACGGGCGGGTCGTGGCGATGGGCGGGCTACGGCGCGTCTCGGAGACGGAGGCCGAGATCAAGCGCATGCGCGTCGAGCCGGCCTTTCAGCGGCTGGGCTTCGGGAAGGCGATGCTCGCGCGTCTCGAAGAGCGCGCCGTCGAACTGGGCGTAACCACCCTGAAGCTGGACACGACCGTGCAGCAGGTCGGGGCGCAGAGGCTGTACGAAGGCGCGGGCTACAGGGTGGTCGGAGCCGGGGAGACAGGCCCGTTCAGGTGTTTTTTCTACCGGAAGGAGCTTCGGTGA
- the purM gene encoding phosphoribosylformylglycinamidine cyclo-ligase yields MSDGRTSRTGGASYEAAGVSIERGERSVELMRSAVERTHGERVLGAAGGFAGLYALSGYREPVLASTIDGVGTKVTVASALGRYASLGHDIVNHCANDVLTSGARPLVFLDYLASSRLDPEAVAEVVRGAAEACEELGVALIGGETAEMPGVYSGGEFDVVGVCVGAAERGDLVDGSGVEPGDAVIGLASSGLHTNGYTLARKVVSDAGLSLTDTHELLGGRTVGEVYAEPHRSYVNEVFALREEVEVRGMAHVTGGGLPGNLPRCLNGLGARLDASSWDEPAVFGFIRSVGGVAEGEMRRVFNLGVGFCVVVSEGDAERATDLLSGSGCAAWRIGTVTREAGVEFG; encoded by the coding sequence GTGAGCGACGGACGGACCTCCCGGACGGGTGGGGCTTCCTACGAGGCCGCCGGGGTCTCCATCGAGCGGGGCGAGCGTTCGGTGGAGCTTATGCGCTCCGCCGTCGAGCGGACGCACGGCGAGAGGGTCCTCGGCGCGGCGGGCGGGTTCGCGGGGCTGTACGCGCTCTCCGGCTACCGGGAGCCCGTCCTCGCCTCGACAATAGACGGCGTCGGGACAAAGGTAACCGTTGCGAGCGCGCTCGGCCGCTACGCCTCGCTCGGCCACGACATCGTGAACCACTGCGCAAACGACGTGCTCACGAGCGGCGCGCGGCCGCTTGTCTTTCTGGACTACCTTGCAAGCAGCCGCCTCGATCCGGAGGCCGTTGCGGAGGTCGTGCGCGGGGCGGCCGAAGCCTGCGAAGAGCTCGGGGTGGCCCTGATCGGGGGCGAGACCGCCGAGATGCCGGGCGTGTACTCCGGCGGGGAGTTCGATGTCGTCGGGGTATGCGTCGGGGCGGCGGAACGGGGCGACCTCGTGGACGGGAGCGGCGTCGAGCCGGGAGACGCGGTTATAGGGCTCGCATCGAGCGGCCTGCACACGAACGGCTACACCCTCGCCCGGAAGGTCGTCTCCGACGCGGGGCTCTCGCTCACGGACACGCACGAGCTGCTCGGCGGCAGGACGGTCGGTGAGGTCTACGCCGAGCCGCACCGCTCCTACGTGAACGAGGTCTTCGCCCTGCGCGAAGAGGTAGAGGTCCGGGGCATGGCGCACGTAACGGGCGGCGGTCTTCCGGGGAACCTGCCGCGCTGCCTGAACGGACTCGGCGCGCGCCTCGACGCCTCGTCGTGGGACGAGCCTGCGGTCTTCGGCTTTATCCGGTCGGTCGGAGGCGTCGCCGAGGGGGAGATGCGGCGGGTCTTCAACCTCGGAGTCGGGTTCTGCGTGGTCGTCTCGGAGGGCGATGCGGAGCGCGCGACGGACCTCCTGAGCGGCTCCGGATGTGCGGCCTGGCGCATCGGGACCGTTACCCGGGAGGCCGGGGTCGAGTTTGGCTGA
- the purN gene encoding phosphoribosylglycinamide formyltransferase codes for MAEKLPDGSRFAVLASGSGSNLQALLDAYPENVAVVGGDKRDAFAFERARRAGVPVVHLDPKDFPSRESFDRELAERIASYDVSLVVGAGYMRILSPVFLGRFPAVLNVHPSLLPAFRGLDAVGQALRAGVEETGVSVHFMVEEVDAGPVVAQEAVPVLKGDTKETLLKRLHPVEHRLLVGAVADYFRGGLDPEKFHSGKDFA; via the coding sequence TTGGCTGAGAAGCTCCCCGACGGGTCGCGGTTCGCCGTGCTCGCCTCCGGCTCCGGCTCGAACCTTCAGGCCCTTCTGGACGCCTACCCGGAGAACGTCGCGGTCGTTGGTGGGGACAAGAGGGACGCCTTCGCCTTCGAGCGAGCGCGGCGGGCCGGGGTCCCGGTCGTGCACCTCGACCCGAAGGACTTCCCGAGCCGCGAGAGCTTCGACCGGGAGCTTGCGGAGAGGATCGCCTCCTACGACGTCTCCCTCGTTGTCGGGGCGGGGTACATGCGGATCCTCTCGCCCGTCTTCCTGGGGCGCTTTCCGGCGGTCCTGAACGTCCATCCGTCGCTGCTTCCGGCGTTTCGGGGGCTGGACGCGGTCGGGCAGGCGCTCCGGGCGGGGGTGGAGGAGACCGGGGTGTCGGTCCACTTCATGGTCGAGGAGGTCGACGCCGGACCGGTCGTGGCGCAGGAGGCCGTCCCGGTCCTCAAGGGGGACACAAAGGAGACGTTGCTCAAGCGGCTGCATCCCGTCGAGCACCGGCTGCTCGTCGGGGCGGTTGCGGACTACTTCCGGGGTGGGCTGGATCCGGAGAAGTTCCATTCGGGAAAGGACTTTGCATGA
- the purH gene encoding bifunctional phosphoribosylaminoimidazolecarboxamide formyltransferase/IMP cyclohydrolase — protein MSERGETAGKTGASRRALIAVSDKTGVVGFARILSEVGFEIVSTGGTGKALEEAGIPVTKVADVTGSPEMLGGRVKTLHPRVHGAILADRRDPEHVRQLEEHEIVPVDLVCINLYPFEKTVAGGASEDEAIENIDVGGPAMLRAAAKNFHSVTVVPGPEHYEGVLRELEDGEVSLETRRRLALEAFRKTAAYDAAISAWMAEGEPDGEPDGGLLPDSLSLRYEKRLDLRYGENPHQRAAYYSQGGAQHLLSGVRKLQGKDLSFNNLYDVDAARKLLAEFGDEPAAVIIKHANPCGAAVDRRLAGAYRKALDSDPVSAFGGIVALNGELDGELAAEIAEVFTEVLVARSFTPEAREVFGAKPNAVLLEAGDLPRPDAVQKPVTGGLLVQDADVTEDASGYRTVTQKEPTDDLMRDLLFAWRVAKHVKSNAIVLAKEGATVGVGAGQMSRVDSSEIAIKKAGERVRGAVAASDAFFPFADGVEVLAEAGVAAVIEPGGSRRDDEVIAAADRAGVAMVFTGRRHFLH, from the coding sequence ATGAGCGAGCGGGGCGAGACGGCGGGAAAGACGGGTGCGTCGAGGAGGGCCCTGATCGCGGTCTCCGACAAGACCGGCGTCGTGGGGTTCGCAAGGATACTCTCGGAGGTCGGGTTCGAGATCGTCTCTACCGGCGGCACGGGGAAGGCGCTCGAAGAGGCGGGCATCCCGGTAACGAAGGTCGCGGACGTTACCGGCTCGCCGGAGATGCTCGGCGGCCGGGTAAAGACCCTTCACCCGAGGGTTCACGGCGCGATCCTCGCCGACCGGCGCGACCCGGAGCACGTCCGGCAGCTAGAGGAGCACGAGATCGTCCCGGTGGACCTCGTGTGCATAAACCTCTACCCGTTCGAGAAGACCGTCGCCGGAGGAGCCTCCGAGGACGAGGCGATAGAGAACATAGACGTCGGCGGTCCGGCGATGCTCCGCGCCGCGGCAAAGAACTTCCACTCCGTAACCGTCGTGCCGGGACCGGAGCACTACGAGGGCGTGCTGCGCGAGCTTGAGGACGGCGAGGTGTCGCTCGAAACCCGGCGCAGGCTCGCCCTCGAAGCCTTCCGGAAGACCGCAGCGTACGACGCGGCGATCTCCGCCTGGATGGCCGAAGGCGAGCCGGACGGGGAGCCGGACGGCGGCCTTCTGCCGGACTCACTCTCGCTGCGCTACGAGAAGCGGCTCGACCTGCGCTACGGCGAGAACCCGCACCAGCGGGCGGCGTACTACTCGCAAGGCGGTGCGCAGCACCTGCTCTCGGGCGTCAGGAAGCTGCAGGGCAAGGACCTCTCGTTCAACAACCTCTACGACGTGGACGCAGCGAGAAAGCTCCTCGCGGAGTTCGGGGACGAGCCGGCGGCGGTCATTATCAAGCACGCAAACCCCTGTGGCGCAGCGGTAGACCGGAGGCTCGCCGGGGCGTACCGGAAGGCCCTCGACTCGGACCCGGTCTCGGCCTTCGGGGGGATCGTCGCCCTGAACGGCGAGCTCGACGGGGAGCTTGCCGCCGAAATAGCGGAGGTCTTTACCGAGGTCCTTGTAGCGCGGTCGTTTACGCCAGAGGCTCGCGAGGTCTTCGGCGCGAAGCCGAACGCGGTCCTGCTCGAAGCCGGAGACCTGCCGCGGCCCGACGCCGTCCAAAAGCCCGTTACGGGCGGCCTTCTCGTGCAGGACGCCGACGTTACCGAGGACGCCTCCGGCTACCGGACCGTTACGCAGAAAGAGCCGACGGACGACCTGATGCGCGACCTGCTCTTCGCGTGGCGCGTTGCAAAACACGTCAAGAGCAACGCGATAGTCCTTGCGAAGGAGGGCGCGACGGTCGGGGTCGGGGCGGGACAGATGAGCCGGGTAGACTCGTCGGAGATCGCGATAAAGAAAGCCGGGGAGAGGGTCCGGGGCGCGGTCGCCGCCTCGGACGCGTTCTTCCCGTTCGCCGACGGGGTCGAGGTGCTCGCCGAGGCCGGGGTCGCGGCCGTTATAGAACCGGGCGGCTCCAGGCGCGACGACGAGGTCATCGCCGCCGCCGACCGGGCCGGGGTCGCGATGGTCTTCACCGGACGCAGGCACTTCCTGCACTGA
- the accC gene encoding acetyl-CoA carboxylase biotin carboxylase subunit, giving the protein MSSRGSGEKVLVANRGEVALRVVRACRELGLPSVAVFSEADESALHVNEADEAVNLGPAPAAKSYLNIERVLSAARETGATLVHPGYGFLSERADFARACEAEDGLSFVGPSAEAMGRLGDKAEARRLAREAGVPVVPGTDGVASPGEAVGAAEEVGYPVMIKAAAGGGGRGIRVAKDEEELKKLVREAKREAEAAFGDGSLYLERFLADPRHVEVQVIADSRGNAAHLFERECSMQRSRQKVLEEAPSAALSPETRRRMCEAALSLVETSGYVNAGTVEFLVEGSGPEEEFFFIEMNTRIQVEHPVTEMLTGVDLVKEQLRVALGEPLGFGQDDLAINGHAIEFRINAEDPDQSFLPSPGTVSDLRLPGGPGVRVDSALYAGYTVPPFYDSLVGKLIVWGRDREEAIARSRRALGEYHIEGIKTTVGLHLRLLDDKSFLAGDYGTSYLETLLSG; this is encoded by the coding sequence TTGAGTTCTCGGGGTTCTGGTGAGAAGGTGCTCGTCGCTAACCGGGGGGAGGTCGCGCTCCGGGTGGTACGGGCCTGCCGGGAGCTTGGCCTCCCTTCCGTCGCGGTCTTCTCGGAGGCGGATGAGTCGGCCCTGCACGTCAACGAGGCCGACGAGGCGGTGAACCTCGGTCCCGCTCCGGCGGCGAAGAGCTACCTGAACATCGAGCGCGTCCTCTCGGCGGCGCGCGAGACGGGCGCGACGCTCGTTCATCCCGGCTACGGCTTCCTCTCCGAGCGGGCGGACTTTGCCCGGGCCTGCGAGGCGGAGGACGGGCTCTCGTTCGTCGGGCCGTCGGCGGAGGCGATGGGTCGTCTCGGGGACAAGGCCGAAGCCCGGCGGCTCGCGCGGGAGGCCGGTGTCCCGGTCGTTCCGGGGACGGACGGGGTCGCTTCGCCGGGAGAGGCGGTCGGGGCCGCGGAGGAGGTCGGGTACCCGGTCATGATCAAGGCCGCCGCCGGGGGCGGCGGGCGGGGCATCCGCGTCGCGAAGGACGAGGAGGAGCTTAAGAAGCTCGTCCGGGAGGCGAAGCGCGAGGCCGAGGCGGCCTTCGGAGACGGCTCGCTCTACCTGGAGCGCTTCCTTGCGGACCCGCGCCACGTCGAGGTGCAGGTCATAGCCGACTCGCGCGGGAACGCCGCTCACCTCTTCGAGCGGGAGTGCTCGATGCAGCGCTCGCGGCAGAAGGTCCTCGAAGAAGCACCCTCCGCCGCCCTAAGCCCCGAGACGCGCCGGAGGATGTGCGAGGCGGCGCTCTCGCTAGTCGAGACCTCGGGGTACGTAAACGCCGGGACGGTCGAGTTCCTTGTAGAGGGCTCCGGACCCGAGGAGGAGTTCTTCTTTATCGAGATGAACACCCGCATCCAGGTCGAGCACCCGGTAACGGAGATGCTGACCGGGGTAGACCTTGTAAAAGAGCAGCTCCGGGTCGCGCTCGGGGAGCCTCTCGGCTTCGGGCAGGACGACCTCGCGATAAACGGGCACGCCATCGAGTTCAGGATCAACGCCGAGGACCCGGACCAGAGCTTCCTCCCCTCGCCCGGCACGGTCTCGGACCTCCGGCTGCCGGGAGGTCCCGGCGTCCGGGTCGACTCCGCGCTCTACGCCGGGTACACGGTCCCGCCGTTCTACGACTCGCTCGTCGGGAAGCTCATCGTCTGGGGCCGCGACCGGGAGGAGGCGATAGCCCGCTCGCGCCGCGCCCTCGGCGAGTACCACATCGAGGGGATAAAGACGACCGTAGGGCTTCACCTGCGCCTCCTCGACGACAAATCATTCCTCGCCGGAGACTACGGCACGAGCTACCTGGAGACGCTGCTCTCGGGGTAG
- a CDS encoding 5-oxoprolinase subunit B family protein — translation MSGGDLAEPRYSYGGDEYVFVELAEGMSLQVNFRAMAITNRLKEERLEGITDICPSNASYMVRLDPDVLHPDDLISRLKEIDAEVGDASGFELETRVVDVPVMMEDPWTHEALMRFRDRHQDPNATDLEYSARINGYKNKDDFIAALMGSPWLVTMIGFVPGLPWCYQLVPPEEQVEVPKYVRPRTFTPKHAFGFGGGFAVVYSVQGAGGYQLYGIAAAPVLDVKQRLKDFRDSIVFPKPGDIFNYRNVDREEFDRITEEVEAGTFEYRIRPFTFNPERSLADPHAYNKEILGVLYGD, via the coding sequence ATGAGCGGAGGCGACCTTGCCGAGCCGCGATACAGCTACGGGGGCGACGAGTACGTCTTTGTCGAGCTTGCGGAGGGGATGAGCCTGCAGGTCAACTTCCGGGCGATGGCCATAACGAACCGGCTCAAGGAGGAGCGCCTTGAGGGCATCACGGACATCTGTCCGTCGAACGCCTCGTACATGGTCAGGCTGGACCCGGACGTTCTGCATCCGGATGACTTGATCTCCCGCCTCAAGGAGATCGACGCCGAGGTCGGGGACGCGAGCGGCTTCGAGCTAGAGACGCGCGTCGTGGACGTCCCGGTAATGATGGAGGACCCGTGGACGCACGAGGCGCTCATGCGCTTTCGCGACCGGCATCAGGACCCGAACGCAACGGACCTTGAGTACTCCGCGAGGATCAACGGCTACAAGAACAAGGACGATTTTATCGCGGCGCTCATGGGCTCGCCGTGGCTCGTCACCATGATCGGCTTCGTCCCCGGGCTCCCGTGGTGCTACCAGCTCGTCCCGCCCGAGGAGCAGGTCGAGGTCCCGAAGTACGTCAGGCCCCGGACCTTCACCCCGAAGCACGCCTTCGGCTTCGGCGGCGGGTTCGCCGTGGTCTACTCCGTGCAGGGGGCGGGCGGCTACCAGCTCTACGGCATCGCCGCCGCTCCGGTCCTCGACGTCAAGCAGCGTCTCAAGGACTTCAGGGACTCGATAGTCTTTCCGAAGCCCGGCGACATCTTCAACTACCGCAACGTGGACCGGGAGGAGTTCGACCGGATAACCGAGGAGGTCGAGGCCGGGACCTTCGAGTACCGCATCCGGCCGTTCACCTTCAACCCCGAGCGCTCGCTCGCCGACCCGCACGCGTACAACAAGGAGATCCTGGGGGTGCTCTATGGCGATTAG